One window from the genome of Yamadazyma tenuis chromosome 7, complete sequence encodes:
- the FRP1 gene encoding ferric-chelate reductase Frp1 (EggNog:ENOG503NWU6; COG:P,Q) translates to MADPVPFYLQPYVENDRNEKFQWLTYGVVLIAFGLHGIIFHWIPIYLRKQRSESSNITPRYFTFLRGWELLNVSHKFTIPLLGSFYIQPSMFLLFAAYLAIMGVFSMSQVSDITYLPRLYVVAKRISKVSLSNLPLIYVMIIKNDLVTSLTGIKHDKLLFFHKWFSRTMFTMISIHVVLASRYWLHLGFPVMLVIPPQIFGFIAFGSFFLLNFASFKFIRRWAYDFFLVQHRVFSFIMLLFVLFHNSTNTTGAVVLSVHQLVIDNILCRIIAFVHTRQSPTKGKSTFEILDEDTVLVTVKLNAFPYSEMKWWRRFLPKWNTWKAGQHVYLTVPKVKWFQKHPFTIASISESGEMKFVIRVQKGFTKKLRNKILRLQEQQKQERHQYREPSPAGSDITSSSINVETELLPATRRIGLASKGIFGSIGAFVSKINPFSKGAPAVDHEKNEENEDDDVVLKATFAGPFGAQYQPLITFDSVLFFGAGSGAAFSFPVCLDLLNTIQRRNSVHDYFGRNPSPLIKLVWAIKKSANVCWFRFVLDELAQYCQEGLLSIDVYVTQEKDRELYDISEGSSSESYSQYEPHPQEETDTNKSTDKEEDQGISVSQTGSSVTIYDVPNVKFHYSRPNIDGVIKHHVDHLKDGTNFRSMAVVSCGPLAFNHTIEKECQKQRWDMEAPDIYCYTESFG, encoded by the coding sequence ATGGCTGACCCTGTTCCATTTTACTTACAGCCGTATGTGGAGAATGATAGGAATGAAAAGTTCCAGTGGTTAACGTATGGTGTCGTGTTAATAGCCTTTGGTCTTCACGGAATAATTTTCCACTGGATCCCGATATACTTGAGAAAACAACGATCCGAATCCTCCAACATCACCCCAAGATACTTTACTTTCTTGAGAGGGTGGGAGCTACTCAATGTTTCCCACAAGTTCACCATTCCTTTATTGGGGTCTTTCTACATCCAGCCAAGCATGTTCCTTTTATTTGCAGCCTACTTGGCAATTATGGGTGTATTCTCTATGTCACAAGTGAGCGACATAACTTACCTTCCTCGATTATATGTTGTTGCAAAGAGAATCAGTAAAGTGTCACTTTCGAACTTGCCTTTAATTTACGTCATGatcatcaaaaatgatTTGGTGACCTCCCTCACTGGGATCAAACATGATAAATTATTGTTCTTCCACAAATGGTTCTCCAGAACCATGTTTACGATGATCTCCATTCATGTGGTGCTTGCTTCAAGATACTGGTTGCATTTGGGATTCCCCGTCATGTTGGTTATCCCTCCTCAAATCTTCGGTTTTATTGCCTTTGGATCATTTTTCTTATTGAACTTCGCCAGTTTCAAGTTTATTCGGAGGTGGGCCTacgacttcttcttggttcaaCACAGAGTATTCTCATTCATTatgttgttgtttgttCTTTTCCACAACTCTACTAACACCACTGGCGCAGTTGTGTTGTCTGTCCATCAGTTGGTTATCGACAATATACTATGTCGTATCATCGCCTTTGTACATACAAGACAGTCTCCTACCAAAGGAAAGTCCACTTTTGAGatcttggatgaagataCAGTGTTGGTTAcggtcaagttgaatgcTTTCCCATACCTGGAGATGAAATGGTGGAGAAGGTTCTTGCCAAAATGGAATACTTGGAAAGCGGGTCAACACGTATACTTGACGGTACCTAAGGTCAAGTGGTTTCAGAAGCATCCTTTCACCATCGCCAGTATCAGTGAGAGTGGTGAAATGAAATTCGTTATTCGCGTGCAAAAGGGtttcaccaagaagttgagaaaTAAGATTCTTAGGTTACAAGAACAACAGAAACAAGAAAGACATCAGTATAGAGAACCCTCACCCGCTGGATCTGACATAACTTCCAGCTCCATTAACGTAGAGACTGAGCTATTGCCTGCCACCAGGAGAATTGGGTTGGCTTCTAAGGGGATATTTGGGTCTATTGGAGCATTTGTTTCTAAAATCAATCCTTTCAGCAAGGGCGCCCCAGCAGTAGATCATGAGAAGAAcgaagaaaatgaagacgatgatgtGGTTTTGAAGGCCACTTTTGCAGGTCCTTTTGGGGCCCAATATCAGCCCTTAATCACCTTTGATTCtgttcttttctttggtgcTGGTTCAGGTGCTGCCTTCTCATTTCCGGTTTGTcttgatttgttgaacactatccaaagaagaaatagcGTTCATGACTACTTCGGTAGAAACCCTCTGCCCCTTATCAAATTGGTATGGGCTATCAAGAAGAGTGCCAACGTTTGCTGGTTCCGCTTCGTCCTTGATGAATTGGCCCAATATTGTCAAGAAGGTCTTCTTTCCATTGACGTATATGTCactcaagaaaaagatAGAGAACTCTACGATATTAGCGAAGGTTCTTCCTCAGAGTCTTATTCCCAATATGAACCTCATcctcaagaagaaactgatACGAACAAGTCTACAGATaaggaagaagatcaagGTATCCTGGTCTCACAAACCGGGTCTTCGGTTACCATTTATGACGTCCCCAATGTGAAGTTCCATTATTCTCGACCTAACATAGACGGAGTGATAAAGCACCATGTGGATCACTTGAAGGATGGTACGAATTTCAGATCAATGGCGGTGGTGAGTTGCGGACCTCTTGCTTTCAACCACACCATTGAAAAGGAATGCCAAAAACAAAGATGGGATATGGAAGCCCCTGATATTTATTGTTATACTGAATCATTTGGTTAG